The genomic DNA TTGTTTGAGCAACGAAAAGCATTGCTGTTTCAACTTGAGGCAGCAATGCTTTTTCACTATCTCAACTCAAGAGTCGTTTTGAAAATGATGTGCGCATTCTGCCTCGTGGAGATATACGATCTTCCACATAAAAGCACTCTCCATGTGGACCCAAAGCACTGAAAATGCTTTGGGTTCGAATGCGATCAATTTTGTTGAAAATTTCCAGCTCTCTTTTCAATCTATGGTCAGGTCTTGCCATGTTCTCTTTGCAACGAAATCTATTGTTCGCAGTTATCCCAGTCTTTCTATGCTCAAGCATACAAGCGGATGACCCTCTTCCTTCCTGGAATGAGACTAGCCCAAAGCATCGCTTGATTCAGTATGTGAAGGACTCCACTACGGAAGGTGAAAGTTTCATTCCCGTTGAAGAACGAATTGCCGTCTTCGACAACGATGGAACCCTCTGGCCTGAGAATCCACTTCCGTTTCAACTCATTTTCGCGATCGACGAAATTCGCCGCCTCGCTCCTTCTCATCCGGAATGGAAGGAAGATAAGTTGGTTCAGGCAGTCTTGAAGGGGGATGTGAAAACTCTCAAAGAGAGTGGACGGAAAGGCCTCGGCAAGTTGCTCGCAATGACGCATACGGGAATTACCACCGTAGAGTTCGAGACTCGCGTTCAGAACTGGTTGAAAACTGCGAAGCATCCAAGATTTGATCGACCATATAATGAACTCGGTTACCAACCGATGCTGGAACTGTTGGCATATTTGCGTGCGAACGGTTTTCAAACTTGGATCGTCTCTGGTGGTGGGGTTGATTTTATGCGAGTTTGGACTGAAGAAGCGTACGGAATTCCACGAAATCAGATTGTGGGATCAGTTGGGAAGACGCACTTCGAGATGCGGGATGGAACGCCTGTGTTGATCAAAGATCCGGAGATCGATTTCGTTGATGATAAAGCTGGGAAACCAGTCGCCATTCATCGTCAAATTGGGCGCAGACCGAGAGGAGCATTCGGAAACTCGGACGGGGACTATGAAATGCTGCAGTGGACCACAATCGGACATGCTCCTTCAATCGGCTTAATTGTTCACCACACAGATGCCGACCGTGAGTATGCCTATGACAAAGCTCCAAAGAGTTCCGGGAAGCTGATCAAGGGACTTGAGGATGCCGCTAAAAGGAA from Thalassoglobus polymorphus includes the following:
- a CDS encoding HAD family hydrolase, with the translated sequence MFSLQRNLLFAVIPVFLCSSIQADDPLPSWNETSPKHRLIQYVKDSTTEGESFIPVEERIAVFDNDGTLWPENPLPFQLIFAIDEIRRLAPSHPEWKEDKLVQAVLKGDVKTLKESGRKGLGKLLAMTHTGITTVEFETRVQNWLKTAKHPRFDRPYNELGYQPMLELLAYLRANGFQTWIVSGGGVDFMRVWTEEAYGIPRNQIVGSVGKTHFEMRDGTPVLIKDPEIDFVDDKAGKPVAIHRQIGRRPRGAFGNSDGDYEMLQWTTIGHAPSIGLIVHHTDADREYAYDKAPKSSGKLIKGLEDAAKRNWIVVDMKKDWKRVFSAE